TAATTCGCCATTCCCAGCGCCATTGCGGTCGCGGATCGGAGAGTTGGCCGGTTTCCCAGTAACTTTGCACCACCTGAAGAATGGACTCCCGAAACCCAGAAATATCTTCCGGGTGAACGACTTGCCACATTAAGCTGGCGTTGTCTAAAACAGCCTGCGGATCGAGTTCAAAGACTTCCTGACAAACCGGACTGAGATAAGTAAATTCTCCCAAAGAATCCCGGCCATCCTGGGAATATTGATAAATCACGCCGGGGACATTTTTCGCCAGTCGCGCAAACCGCACTTCTGACTGGCGCAAGGAATCCTCAATTTGTTGGCGTTCGTGCAATGTTGCCTGCTGTTCTTGGTTGGAACGTTCTAGGCGAGCATTGGCATCGGCTAAGGATTGGTTGAGTTGCAGCAGTTGTTCGTTAAACTCAATTCTGGCTTGATAGTCTTGTGCTTCCAGCCGTTCTTGGGCTAATGCAGCCGAGAGCATCGCCCGTTCGGTGGTGACGCATCCCATCAAAAAACCGACAGCACACTGTACCAACAGGCTGAGTTTATGGATAAAGAGAATTTGGGGATATTGGGGAAAGGTTGTCCAGGTTTCGGTTAGCGGATAGGTCAACAACGCCACAAAAACGCATAAGCTTCCGCTGAACAGTCCGCCTTGAATCCCAAAACGGGTGGCAGCCCAAAGAATGGGAATAAAGCTGAGAAAGGAAAGCTGTTGGACAATAAATGCGGAATCGCGGGTTTGGATAACGGTCAGCGTGGAGGTGACAATGCATAAGCTGAGGATGGCTAGCCATTGTCCAATCTGGGGGCGCGTTGGGGTTGGGGTAGGGGGAAGGGAGGTTTCTGGGAGGAGTTGATATTGCTGAAGCCGAGGGGTGAGGTAAATTAAGGCCAAAGGCGCGATCGCGATCGTCCCAATTGCATTACCCACCCACCAATATAAAATCCGCGTGAGTAGAGAATCGGTGGATGTCACTCTCAGGAGTTGTAAAGCAAGCGTCCACACTCCCGCAGATACAGCACTCGCGCAGATTGGCCCGCTGAGAATAAAGGCAATGGCTTCTCGCAAGCGCAAAAAGTGCAGCGATCCCCTAAACAGGTGGCGATAGCATCCCCAGGCGATTAAAGGCTCTAGGGCGTCAATTGCGCCAAGCCCGCTCATCCAACCGTGGAGTTGCCAATGGGGGGCCGCCAGAATGGAGGCGAGGGCAGTGGCAGCGATCCCCACGGGACCAAACCAGAGGGTGAGGGCGATCGCAACGCCGGAGGGGGGAAACCACAGCGAGGTATTGGGGTCAATGCGATAAATTAAGGCGATACTATGCGCCAAAAGCAGTGCCAGCACGCAAAGCGGAAAGATCGACCACCAGTTTCTCGGAAGAAAACGCATTGACTTGCTAAGGAGGGGGAAGTTTAACGGGTGAGGGAAGATTCTCTAGTTGCGGCGTAGGTTTGAATAGCACTCCATTCCTGTTCGCTGAAGGGCTGTTCGAGCAGTTGCATATTAAAGCAGCGTTCGGCCGCTTGGCAAAGGGCGGCGATCGCAATTTCGATGAGGGCGTTTCCGCGTTCAGTGAGGGGGAGTTGCAACGGGGGTGGGGGTGGGGTCTCAAAGACTTGGGCAAACAGATCCGGATCGGGTTCTAAGCGCATGGAACCATGCTGCAAAATCGCAGGCGGAAGGCGCAGTTGAGCGCTCCCGATTAACTTGTCGCCCGACGGGGTAATCAAGTCTGCTGCGGTGGCGGTGGCAAAACAACTGGGGTGATGAATATAACCGCGCTTGCTCTGACCATACTGTAATTCTACGCCGAGCGATCGCCATCCTTGAATCAGAAATTCGCAGCACTGTTGATACACTTGGGTGCGATCGCCTCCCCCATCAGCAGTGACAATCGCATAGGTCAGATCGCCTTGGTGTAAAACCGCCCGCCCGCCACTCGGACGCCGCACCAAATCCAAAGGGCGATCGCGCCACTTTAAATGCTGCCAAAACTCCGGCCAGTGGCGTTGGTGATATCCCAGAGAAATCGCGGTGG
This sequence is a window from Desertifilum tharense IPPAS B-1220. Protein-coding genes within it:
- a CDS encoding lipoate--protein ligase family protein; this encodes MTLQIWRLIPLFVAPGAMQMAIDRWLVEQYRLGLHPPTLRFYLWQPTAISLGYHQRHWPEFWQHLKWRDRPLDLVRRPSGGRAVLHQGDLTYAIVTADGGGDRTQVYQQCCEFLIQGWRSLGVELQYGQSKRGYIHHPSCFATATAADLITPSGDKLIGSAQLRLPPAILQHGSMRLEPDPDLFAQVFETPPPPPLQLPLTERGNALIEIAIAALCQAAERCFNMQLLEQPFSEQEWSAIQTYAATRESSLTR